The genomic segment ACTTGATCACCCATTCTGGTTTCGGTGTCTTACTGATCACGTTGAACCAGAATCACTGATCAACTTGCATCAGAATCGATGATCACGTTGCATCAGAATCGGTGATCATTTTGGTCCAGAAAACGCAGCATGCCGGACATCGATGCGTCGAGCCACGTGCATAAGAACCTGAATCATCCAATGGGACCGATGCTGTACACCATCTCATGTATGCACTGCATGACCGTGTCGTTGGCCCTCAACGGCGAAGGCCTTGGCGCGATGTGGGGGGAAGAACAGGCGCGGACACTATTGGTAGAGGCGGGCTTTACCCATGTCGATGTGAAACGCCTACCCCATGATGGGCATAATAGTTACTTCATCGCGACAAGGAGTGATAAAGCGAAAACGGATTTTATAAGAGAGAGCAAGTAGTTCTCTGTCCTCATCACGAAGATACGTCAAAGGGTTCCTTCTCCCTCCGGGAGAAGGACAGGATGAGGGGGAGAAAATAGTAGTTTTCTTTAGGTCCCCTCACCCTAACCCTCTCCCGGAGGGAGAGGGAATTCCTTTGCCCAATGCTACGGTTGGTACCGAACAGTACAGAAGAAGTTCAGGGTAAGGATCGCAAACCAAGGAAGAAGAGCAAAAGATCTGCATTTTCCCAGAGAAGAGGTGTGTATGACCTTCACAAGCAAATCGTTGGCATTATCTACCGGCGTGACACTTCCCTACGTTGAACAAGGTGACCCTCACGGTATACCCGTGATTCTCTTGCACGGTGTCACCGACTCCTGGCATTCGTTTGAGCTGGTGCTGCCTTACCTGCCGCCAAACCTTCATACCTTTGCGCTGACCCAACGTGGGCATGGAGATGCCGATCGACCATTGGGCGGCTACAGCTTTCGCAACTTCGCTGCCGATATCGCCGCCTTCATGGATGCACTGCAGATCAAACAAGCGGTGATTGTTGGTCATTCGATGGGGAGTGGGGTGGCACAACGCTTTGCGTTGGATTATCCTGAGCGGCTTCTCGGACTCATGCTGGTGGGAGCATCCGTCAGCTTGCCCAAGAACCCAGCCGTGCGGGAATTCTGGGAGACGGTAGTCTCAACGCTTACTGACCCGATTGATCCGCAGGTGATTCGCGAGTTTCAACAGAGTACCTTGGCCCAACCGGTTTCTCCCACATTTTTCGAGACGGTGGTGAATGAAAGTCTCAAAGTCCCGG from the Deltaproteobacteria bacterium genome contains:
- a CDS encoding alpha/beta hydrolase, encoding MTFTSKSLALSTGVTLPYVEQGDPHGIPVILLHGVTDSWHSFELVLPYLPPNLHTFALTQRGHGDADRPLGGYSFRNFAADIAAFMDALQIKQAVIVGHSMGSGVAQRFALDYPERLLGLMLVGASVSLPKNPAVREFWETVVSTLTDPIDPQVIREFQQSTLAQPVSPTFFETVVNESLKVPARVWQATFSTFLQEDWSSELEKITAPTLIVWGDQDAFCPRGDQDLLKSTVSNSQLLVYKGAGHDPHWEEPERFAKDVSAFIKRL